The Centroberyx gerrardi isolate f3 chromosome 13, fCenGer3.hap1.cur.20231027, whole genome shotgun sequence genome contains the following window.
GTAACTctaaaaaaaactgaatcatCTTACTGAGAACCAGTTGTTTACAAGCCATTGCAGTCTGCCTctacattaaattaaatcaaatcagAAGTGATTAAGGGATTGCTGAAATTAATTAGTATGTCAGAAACAAGTATTGACATgatgaaaaaatgcaaaacacactTGGCTATGCACACATCTATCCATCCAACtattaaacattttctacaCTATGTGTGGAGGATGAAATCTTTTTGGAGCTTTGTCAAGATCACAAATATAGCGCTGTACGCGGTATACATGTACACGCTTGTGTATCACAGTATCTGATTCTGCAACATACTACATTGAGACCAGCCACGCATTGCATGCCACAGTCTCAGTGATTGGATATTAGTGTTGGGATTGGATTAGTTAGCCATGTGTGATCCATCAGCTCTACAGATCTGTAACACATGATACTGGAAACCATCCAGTGGAGACTCAGAGACGAGACCTTGTACACTCTGACTGTAAAAAGAATCTGTGCGTCTGGTTTGGGTCATCACACATTTCTGttgcttttcaacacaacatactgtatgtcagcaGTGCATTATTCAAATTACAGAAACCATTTTAGGTCACAAGTATGTATCAGATTGCAGTTTTAGCTATACATACAATTCTTGGAggtagaaataatctcattggttgaggtAAACTTaggtgggcggagccaaataaccagtttttctggctaagtaacactAGACTGAAGCCCTGTGTAAAAggcaagaagagaggaggaagttaatattatgaagcctagtgctctAAACTAACTGAGAAAATACGATCTAGTCATACTAAGTTATgaaggttagctagttagctagctgacctccCAAGTTCAAGCTAGACATattagcctatagctatctaggtacgctagttagctagctgctgaccttccaccATCATGAATGCCAAGGTCATGAATGAATTAAGAacaaagtcattgccatttatattttttatttatatttttatacatcttttatattatatttgtatttttgagttCCTTCTTtaccattcaagtttgccactTAGCTAACTCATGCTATGAAAAAGTTCTTTGGCCGTTCCGCTCATTGAGGttaaactcaaccaatcagattgtttctgcctccgagaaatatTTATAGAGCTCCAATCTGCAAGAATGTATTTGAGAACACGTGTGTTTCCTTTGAATGTCTAAGTGTGTCTACAAGGTATAAGAGGTAACGTGAGGAGTCTGACCCTGTtacccatatatatatatatatatatatataattatatatacacagtataaacacacacatgcacttcaAGATCCTACCTTCCAGTCATGCTGCGCCATAAGTGAGCTCCTGTGGAAAAGAGGAAATCTATTATTCATCATCATTAAGTACTAGATGGTTACATACAGCTGGAAAATGCATCATCTTAAGTGTAAAGTGGCTAATGCAACATGGACATTTTACCTCAGGAGAGGGGAGACCAACATTTTGGATTttagttggttatttttcttcatagGACAACATTGTGCAACATTGTGGAGGAAAagttgaaacattttttttgtttttcattttgacagCTACCGACAGGCTTGCATCTGAGAGTGTCCTATGGCTTCAGTGGTCCAAGTTCAAGTTATATTTTACAtgtaaagctgcaccaggcaagattttTGTAAAAAGACATCTTATTGGACTAAaccacaaagtggggctgcaacagagaagagcgtcccatcctcaataactgagacgctgtagatgACAACTACTGATGGCAAATCCACAAAGATGCAAGCTGCAGCTgctttgcattctggtctctctcctgctcctgtgggtggagaaactggtctctctccttttctacgatggatttctccctgtatgattgttgaacgtctctcggtgcaaaatggcggctctagaaagaagccctcgctctttgattctgagggactgacaccaaaacctgacgtttaccgctgatgttttagatccctgaaacattttctgatatcaaactccattgtagctgctggaaatatctggagatgacgtcacctcgtctatgattggccagttatccatgaagaagaagagaaatacaccaaacaataaaatggacccagaaatccAAGATACATCACCGATAGCCCTTTTACAGTGTTAGGATGTTTTATGATGGGCTTTTCCTTTaactgacgctcttatccagagtgagcATCCCCCTCCTGTTAGCATAAAGGACAGTGGCTGATTATCAAAACCAAGAACGCCAAGTCgttacttgtgtccttgtggagaatgttcttcccaagttgtcttggcgagaacgatcttctcatcaaagtaagcacagagaagcttccttgcaatttgagatggactgtgtgcttcacatcgCGCGCTTGATTAATTAAGACACGCCTGttaattttcccagctgttaaccggctctgtcctgtagactacagcgctgcttgccgttgtcgcaatgaatcttggggctttcaattcattctcgtcggtcaagtcaccatccggtgcatcctcgatattttgaggttggcaaggaaacttccGGGATTTCTATCCGTCCTCCATcctgttgttcttttgttttggaatcgtactttggcagttagatattacgtaaaacgcgtcacggaggacacaagaacgcacaacaATGCGTATTGATCATCAGCCAGTGTCTTGCCTCATCCTTACGGCTCATACACCGACTCAGCCGCTCCACCGGGCTAACGAGGCGTCATTAGGCTGAGATAATCCCAAACCCTGATCTGGAATCAGAGCCAGCAGTTTGGACAAAGGGCTTAGCTGCTGCTATTGTTGTTGAACTCTAGCTCACACTAGAACTTAACTCTGCTAGGGTTGACCTTAGCTCACCCGCCATGGATACTAAAGGTATCTCTTTGCCTTATGGTATACTAATAGTAACTAAAGATATGCTTTATCTTTCATAGATGCAGCCAATGCAGGTGTACAATTGCGAGACGAGCTACGCAGAAGTTGAACAATggatttgatttttgatttggATTCGATATCACACCACAAACGCAGGGACGGAAACAGATGCATCGTCCTACTCCCATCCCCAAGACTTtattagcatggaggacaaatGAAAGCTGTGGATTGTTACCTGTGGATCTGGACAGAGCGATGTCTCTGGCGGTCAGAGTGACGACCAGCAGAGCCAGCAGGGCGGCCAGCAGACTGTACGCCCGAAAGGAGCTGAAGGCCACAAACCTGCAGGGACACAAAACCACACCTCACATCTGTGCAGCTTTTCACCACTCACTGCATATTTCATGTTGTGGTCGCATGTTACTAACTATGGCAGGGTTTGGCTGATATggctttttgaaggccaatatttGTGCCAATTTTCAGTAGAAATTTGGAAATTGTCATTCTGGAAATTCCCAAACAGTAAAAAGTcagaagtattcagtgtttcccccataattttattcttgccagggaggaaaagcctctgaaacagcatgtagaccatgggacactaaaactctccattgaaacccagactaatagTCCAACTACTAATatcaccactactactactacaacagcatcaaatactactactactactactgtagctgaaatatttGATGCTACTTCAGGTAACATGATAAACCAGGAAGACCAACAATCTCTGCCACTTTCCTCTATGTGTTCAGGAAAAATAATCtcaattccaaaatgctatgtgtccattttgggaaaacaaATCCTTCCCTGAGCTTCATCATCCAGTATCTCTATAGGATCCAGTCAGTAAAAGTGTCCTTTTGTCAACAGAGGACTTATCTAGCACTTTTTCCTCAAGtggtggatatcttattttggattAACAATTGGTGCATGTgttgtggctctgacccttgacctcctaactattggttgcttgtaatacTGATCTAGGCACTCAAGCTTATTCTGTTGTTCTGACCCCACTGTGAGTTTCTCGGGCTAAGCGACCCAGCTCAGTGTTTATATTGTAAATGTGGCCGAACCAACAGACTAGACCTGTTTACAGCCAGTTAGTGAGCGGACCAGAGCCTGTTGTAGAGGAATGCATTAAACAGCTGCTGACCCAAATACAGGAGCTTATACTATTTACCTTAAAGCCTGGGTCGGTCCGACTGACAGCAGGTTTACCTTAACCCACCTAAAACCAGTTCACCACCTTTTTTACACTGATATTAATCagtgtaaattcatagtaaacaTCATAAGACGTactatcaaactgatgcaaataTACAAGGACAGGGTCTTCTAAGTTAATAAAAGCATATATTAATGTTTaggttttttttctgaatgattTTGTTGATACTGGTAGTTGTGATCGCGGACTGGAGGTCGAAGTTTACCCATCATTTTATTTACCActtttatttaccactttaCCACTTTTATTTACTTGATTACTTATATTTACCAGTATTATTATTCTCTGATCATGAATGCTATATTAGACTAATTGTTTCTTGATGTTGATGAAACAGAATCAAGAGGTCCAGACCATTTTGCTTGAGGAATATTGTATGAAGGAACAGAtccaaaattattttaattaacaGATTACAAAGACCCATCATATGTTTAGAAACTTCTGCCCTTATAATGAGATGATTATTAGAGAGTGGTACTAATCCTATAATAGGATTAATGTTAGAAGGATATgacacaaatatcacagcaaaaaattaaaatgccatAAATTACAGTAAAGTCATAATAATCTCTGTTGAATACCACAGATACACTATAGGAtcattataggaatatttttgtgatttttttcgatattataggaatattatagtgacaccatagCAGTTAAAAGCACCATTAAGTATGATagggtcactataaactcaataTTGAGTACTGcacacactataaatccctataggaatattatagtgatttttcattattataggaatataagaatattatagtgacaccatagAGGATAAAAATGCAAGtgaaagtacaataaggtcactctaaactcactattgagtaggCTACCAGTGACACACCATAGGTCCCTATATgagtattatagtgataccataggaggtaaaaaataccataaactaggataaggtcactataaacccaTTGTAAGTCCCAATagcaatattataggaatattattaaGTGATTTTTCAATATTGGAAAACCATTGgagattttaaaaacaaaaacaaaagtacaatattGATCATTGTAAACTCTATTGggaaccacagacacactatatgTCCTTTttattatagtgatgccataggagataataaaaaaaatatcatagCAACTCAGTATttagcaccacagacacactgtaagtcattataggaatattatctTGATTTTTGGGGGTCAGTAACatcatattatcattataattattatttacagGAGCTCAGGCTTATTGAGATGTGACTCCAGTATCCCTGCGTCATGATGCTTACCAGAACACTGTATTGGCTGCAGCGAACAGGGCTGAAGTCCTGCACGGTCTCTTCCAGTTGATAAGGCTGGGGATGCGACACTGCTCCAGGCTTCCCATCATCCCCGGCGGCTTCGCCCCGCGGTCTGCCCGGCTCACCGGCCCCGGCAGCCCGGCAGCAGCCTGCCCGCCGTCGGTTCCTGCGTCCCGGCTATCCATGGAAAAAACGACCGGGGGGCCCTCCGCTCTGCCGCTCCAGACTCCAGTGTCAAGTTCGCCGGGATATGCAATACCACTTCCTGTTcggcttttcaaaataaaagcccgaATAGCGTAATCACCAGTTTTAACATGAGATGAGACTTTAATAACTTTAAAATGATGCAGCAGCAAATggtaataagaaaaatagaatataaataggACTAGAGCAACTGGAAGGCTATTTAAACATAATGAAACCTAcaatttcaaaattaaaatgtgttaagTGAAACTacaagaatgaaaaatatgaaatgtatgcAGGGTGTGCAGAATAGCAGCAGaccataaagaaataaatgaaaagtagGCATGATAAGAAGGTatacaaaaaatatgaaatgttttcagtatgtaaatcaaagaaaaatgttacaaatatcaaaatatatatatacagtaggcctatatatatatatatatatatatatatatatcaaatgagaaaaatatgaagaaaaacaaatttccacaGAATATGCAAAACGTGTCATATTTACATGACCagcattcacacaaacagaaaaaaatgtcaaactcttcactttttttcaaCTTCCAAACCCTGCATGTATAAATAGACTTCACTTTTGGGCACAAATTAGAACAATGACTAATGATTGATGAGATATTAATGTTAGTAAATGTGATAAATGATtagatgtaggtcaccaaactatcagatGAATATCCTGATGTGATTATGTTCAGTTtggcttccaaataaatttctggtgatttttgcttgatctttactttctataaaaaaatacaaagtcaAATTTGGACTCGCTTAGGCCAAGAAATGGAGACTGCCACACCTAGTCATGCCCAATTAACACTCATGAAAATAAACCATATACTTAAGGAGGAATttgtaataaatgaaaatacagttgTCCTTTATGCCatactgcttttattttgaagacaaaatcgccaaacttcctgtctcatcctgtctaaCTCTGTGTAGTTTGACGCAGCTCCAGACAACTGCTGCTTGTTTTGTTGTGGTTGAGGTTGTTGACGTCAggtttgtgcgtgtgcgtgtgtgtctgtgtgtgtgtgtgtgtgtgtgcgcgcgcgcgtgtgcgtgAAGGGTGGTGATTGTTGGGGTATGACGTCATTATGAAGCGCTCGTCTGCTCCCCTtagaaaaatcactataatatcctaTCGGGCCTTATAGTGTCTGCGGtgttcaatagtgagtttattgtGCTTCATGGTGTTTTATCTcctatctctataatattcctatagtattccaATTGGGGCTTATAGTTTTGCTATGATATTTGTATAACATCCTTCTAAACTATATTGCAGGAGGATTGTAGCTCGTTCTGGGTTAAGTCATCCTCTGGTTTTGTAGCTGTGTAGTCAAGATTAATGCTCCCTCACCATGTACATACAATGAGTATACACTATAAAGTATTGTTACACTATTATTAAACATTATTTATTCTGTATTATACCATGTGATACTATACTATGTCGTCGGATGCTGTTGTATGATTCCAAGTAGAGCTCTTCCATAGCTAACTTGCtttcatcatcatgacatcacccTTTGCATCTCATTACATCTCATTACATCTCATTACATCTCATTACATCTGGCCTGACGAGACTGTAAAGGAACTGAACTGTCGCTTGTTTTCCTTTCTATATGGGAAGAATACTAATTGATGTATTTATGCATTACGAATTTACCCACAAACTGTCTTACTCCACCATCAGCAGGTTATGAGGCTGACAATATAACATTGTTGCTTAAATCAAAAGTGATATTAGCATATATAATAACAGCATAACAACCTGAGTAACTTTCAGTGTTGACAGTTATTGAATAAAGGTCTTTTTAGCGCTTTATTTGGGTTAACAGTTTACACAACACATTAATACTACAGGAGGTTTTGTTTTGAAGTCTATTAAACTTCACCTTTGAGCTTGTCTTTAGGACtataggaaaaaaaagaaaaaaaattggttTCAAAGTTGATATGCACCGTTTGAAAAAAGCGacgcctactcttacaaaatgagtCATAGGATAGTCATCTACTGATTGTCTTGTCCATTTTTATTGCTTGGATCCTtgatgttattatttatttatgtatttatttattttttactatgtTGGCTTCATAATTGCTTCCTCTGGGataaatacagttttttttaattgaattgctgctgggagatttgtgatgcaactgcaaagcctctgtagTAACACAGTGCTGACGTGACAGAAGGGGCAGCAGGAGCTCACAAGCAGTGCAGAAGGAGAGTGTGGGGCTGATGACGATACAGGGATGACAGTGGACTGATGATGGAGTCAGAGTGAGTTCATCTTGCAGAGTAATGGGGGAAATGTGGACTACAAAGAGATAATGACCCATTTTCCTCCCATTATCCCTGCTGGTCTGTTCTGGCCGGGGATCAAGAGCCCAGTTCAGGGACAAACCGTGATCCCAACAATGTCCTGCTCCACTTTCTCCTGAGCAGCCCAGAtttcactccacacacacacacacacacacacacacacatcaaatgcTGAATGTACAGGCATGAAAATGGACTTTGAACTAAatcacactaccagtcaacagtctggacccacctgactgaatgttctgtgtttttcattctcttaaagccattttgatctaaaggcttctgcttaaacgcttgaaattagtttcttagacaaatataaacagtgaagttgatcctatgtatgaatttctttccgaagccttttcctttccatcaaggcaaagggcggctgctttaaagaatctaaaatataagatagttttgatttgtttaacacttttttggtcgctgcataattccatttgtgttatttcatagttttgatgtctttactgttattctaaaatgtggaaaatcgtaaaaataaagaaaaatgtgctgtATTTTACAAAAACACTAAACAAATTCAAGAGCGGTTTCTTGACCagcaggatgaagtcaaactccTTCCATCTCACCAATCAGTTGATCCTTTTATGTGAAGCAGATTTCCACCTCCATCTCTCAAAGATCTGGAGTCTTTTCTTCTTGAAGAAAGCTCCAGTATCgcactacacacagttcaggacttgatGGCAGCAGTGCAAGGAGgattgcactgtgtgtgtgtgtgtgtgtgtgtgtgtgtgtatacggtCCTGCTGTCCCTGTcccatgtgtcagtatgtgctgtGTAAGCTGTCAAAAACAAAtttcaccaagacaaattcctgtatattTATAGTACTTTGCAATGCAAAATATTCTATTTGTAAAGCTCAGATCttcaggagagagaagagagttttTCCTTCCTCCATGTTTTCAAAGTCACTGGATTTGCCAGCAGCCTGCAGGAGAGTTTGTCATCTTTCTTTTGACAATCCAGTGTGTTTTACATCCAGCGTTTCCACACAGGGCAGGGAAAGTATTGGAGATGAATTTCACGATTTCCAGGTCTtaaaaatgtatggaaaaataATGATGCGTTTGGTTGCAGGTCCGCTGTTAATtcatatattgtgatatttgttgttgtgaaggacacacagacgagcacacacagacactcacaaacacaggctcaaccacacacacacactaacacattctcatgcaaacatacacacatactcgcaTGTTTgcagcacatgtacacacagtcagtcatgctcacacacacacaaatatatgcacacacgtatacacagacacattctcATGCAAACATGCATGCTCACTCATATGTTTGCAaccacatgtacacacacacacacaaatgcgcgcgcacacacacatacaaattctcaagtagacacacacatactgtatgtttgcaagcacatgtacacacacacacaaacgcgcacatacacacacatacaaatactcATGACAAGCACACATTTGCATGTACATATGCACACGCTTCattggacacacatacacacaaaatgcacacacaggtgcacacacagatattctcatgcaaacacacaaattcatgttttctcatacatatacagtacatacacagtctctctctctcacacacacacacacacacacacacatacactattaACAGTGTACCAGAAAAGCCAAagaggtaatgtgtgtgtgtgtgtgtgtgtgtgtgtgtgtgtctcggggAGGGTGAGCCACTAATTGGACTGAATTTCACTGAGTAACAAAAGAGCAGGCTCGAAAATTCCAGCTCTGGTTTGTACAGGCTCTGCTTTGTTGTCCCTTCGCCTCTGTTTGTTCTCTTCTAATGCTGTGTTAacagttatctctctctctctcccccactctctctctctctctctctctcccccactctctctctctctcacccccccctctctctctctctctctccatgcggCCCATGAAAGGTTTTTTGCCCGGCACGAAGCACAGTTACCCCAACTGCTCAGAGAGGCAGGCAACCCCGGGGCCAGAACTCGCTAGcggcttcccacacacacacacacacacacacattcccaaatctctctctcttgccctgtcactctctctctctctctttcacacacacacacacacactacaggagCAGGTCGGACAACCACGATGAACCCCAGACCTTCTGTGGAGTggatctctgtcactttctccaTCTATGGGAAACTCAGCGCTCAGCCCGGACCGTCGGTTGGATTTTTCTGTTAATCGCAAGAAGGGACGGGATAGTCCTTTGGGATAGGATGATGATTCAGCTGCAGGGCACTGAGGACggtggaggcggcggcggcacgGTGGACGGGCCGAGCACCGAGGAGCTGGAGTGTAAGATCTGCTACTGTCCGTACAGCCTGGGGAGCCGCAGGCCCAAAGTTCTCGAGTGCTGCCACCGTCTGTGCGCCAAATGCCTGGCCAAGATCCTGGACCTGGGCGAGTCGCCTCCCAACGCCGTGGTGTGCCCGTTCTGCCGCTACATCACCGGTCTGCCGGGGGAGGCGGTGAGCAGCCTGCCGGACGACTGCAACCTGGTGACGGCGCTGGCCCTCCAGAGCCGGAACCAGAGGAACCTCCACTTCCACCAGGAGGCGACCGCCGAGCTGCTCCTCAGCCCCAGGCACCTGAGCTCGCTGATGGGCAGCAACCCCGCGGggtccccttcctcctccttctcctccgcctcctcctcctccaccaccaccaccgcctaCTCCTCCATCCGAGGCTCGCCGAACTTCGTGGTCATCACCATCATGgagcctcctcctccgcccgtCTCCGGCCAGgagctccacctccaccgccagCCGCGTCTCCCTCACCCTGCGGGGCTTTCCTCGGGCCGGGGCTACCGCTCCTCCAGCCTGGACTCCATGGCGTCCATCACGCAGCGGTGGACGGTGTGGAACTGCGCGGCGCTCCTGTGCCAGACCTCGGCCCGGGCGCTGGTGTGGGTGCTGGGGCTGCTGTACTTCAGCTCCCTGCCCATGGGggtttacctgctcatcatgcAGAGGACGACCCTCGGGGTGCTGCTGGTGAGCCTGGTTCCTGCCAGCCTGGTCATGATCATGGTCTACGGGTTCTGCCAGTGTATTTGCCACGAGTTCTGGGACTGCTTGCCGCCATAATGGGACCACATCAGTATGGAATGGTTTGCTTTGAACACGCTTTAGAATGGAGCTCCAGAATTTTCTATTTTCACTAATGGGGATGGGGAAGGGAGATTGTAACTGACAATGGGAACAGTTACCCAAATATGGACAAATTGttccatttctctccatttcctgaTGTCATGCAATAACTTGAAGATTATGTAAGAGGAGAGCAAGAACAGATTATTTATATTTCAGATGGAATTCACAGTTTGGGGATTTTCAGTGCTTTCCATGTGTTTTGTTAACAGGTAATGTaatttgtgtgttgttgtagCTAAATAGCAAACTAACCAACTGTACTACCAGACTTAGATAAAACTTAAATGATTAATTTGGTTAATATTATCCAGAATTATTTTGTTGCGAGAAACATGAAGGAGTTTAAGGTAGTAATCACTGTCTCTGGCACCAGTGGATCTAATGTACTGCAT
Protein-coding sequences here:
- the rnf182 gene encoding E3 ubiquitin-protein ligase RNF182, producing MMIQLQGTEDGGGGGGTVDGPSTEELECKICYCPYSLGSRRPKVLECCHRLCAKCLAKILDLGESPPNAVVCPFCRYITGLPGEAVSSLPDDCNLVTALALQSRNQRNLHFHQEATAELLLSPRHLSSLMGSNPAGSPSSSFSSASSSSTTTTAYSSIRGSPNFVVITIMEPPPPPVSGQELHLHRQPRLPHPAGLSSGRGYRSSSLDSMASITQRWTVWNCAALLCQTSARALVWVLGLLYFSSLPMGVYLLIMQRTTLGVLLVSLVPASLVMIMVYGFCQCICHEFWDCLPP